From the genome of Brassica oleracea var. oleracea cultivar TO1000 chromosome C4, BOL, whole genome shotgun sequence:
ACAGTAACGATGGTACTGTAACAGGGCCGAGCAACACTGTAGCAAAAAAATCGAGCGACACTATAATAAAAACATCGACCAACACTGTAGCAGAAAATCAAGAGTTATTGTAGCTGCGATACTGTAGCAGTCACTGTTCATTGGAAAAAATAATTTGAATTGCTTTTATTAGTTATCTATTACTAAATTTTCGTGTTTTATTGATGTTAGGTAAAAAGAAAAGATCTGAGGATGACGAGTTTGCAGAAGGATCGACGATGGCTGCGCAGCATCGGTCGACAGAGCATCACAAGTATCGATCGCCACTTAACTGTGTTGATCGATACTCACATCAATGGCAGGTATACTGGCGAAAGCTTGTTAAAATTGTCTTTATGATTTAGTTGGATATATATATATATATATATATATATATATATACAAAACAGTTTCGAGTAGATGATTGCTTAGTACATCGACCGATGAGACCATCTCGACATCGATCGACAACACTTCAGATCCAACAATCGATTGTCTCTTCATTGTGTCGAATGATTGCTCTATCCCTCGACCGATGAGACATTGTCGATATCATTCGACAGCACTTCAGCAACAACGATCGATTGTCACTTCATTGTGTCGATCGACACTGAGCAGGTCATCGTTCTTACTTGTTAAATTATGTACTTATGATTATTTCTCACTATAACTCCGACTAGATATCCACTGGGGACAGTGTAATTTAAGTTTAGGGGGATGTTTACTGATATTAGTGTGTTCATGAGTCTTATCAAAATGTTTTCAAATGAGTTATATTGAGTCAAGAAGGGGATAATGAACTTATTAGATTTTTGCTTGTTATCTAACCACTCTTTAGCACCATTCTAGACTTAGTGATTGCAGATAGTAGTAAAGATACTAAAGTGGTTCAACATGTCAACTATTCACACTTGCTGACACAACTGCTTGTCTTGGGGCTTGGTATACATGGAATCGAATTCTTCAAACAAGTTTGGAAGGTAAAGCCTTGTGTAGATTTATCATTTTCTCTCTCTCTATTTCGACCCAAGATTTATAGGTAGAGATATTTATTTTTTTAAAAAAAATATATATATATTTATATATATATAATAGGTGTTAGTTATGTGGAATTCGAAAAGGACTTGGTAGCTACAACCATTAAGGCTTGCTTCATAAGGATTCCAACAAAAAGAATTCGAACGGGACTTGGTGGCGGCAATCATCAAGGTTCGATTCACATGAATTCTTGGATATAGGTAATAAAGAAGTGAACAAGACTTTGTGGCAACCACCATTAAGGTCTGTTTCATGGAAGTCTGTCCAATCTTGGTCAATGATTCTGCAATGGAATCAGACTTTGACTAAACAGAGAAATTAGTAGAGAGAAAAGATAAGAACTAATTTTTACCTGCAGATCCTGATACTTGTTTGAAAATCCTTGCATCATGTGATTGATACTCCCAAGGTAAAGTCTGCACTTTTATTTATGTTAAGAAATGAGGTTGGTAGAGGGGAATGTTAGACATGATTTGCTAAATTGTTGGCTAGGTGAATTTGGTTGATAAGCTAGGAGATGGTATAATGTGCTTTTGTGATTAGGACTTCTTAGATGTGGATTGCAATATTGCGTGATGATTCTAAGTTTTAAATCATGTGAGTCCCTGCTGTTTTCAAACCTCTTTCGGAGAGACTGCCTGTCTGTTTTGCTTGAGGACAAGCAAAAGAGTAAGTCTGGGGAGTTGATATACCATGAATTTCACCCATTATTAGCCATGATATATAGGTGTTTTATGATATATTTACTATGATATAGAGTCTATTTAGAGAGTTTACAGGTTCAGGGACGATTTGGAGGAAAGTGGTGATTTTGGTGTCATTTGGAGCCTTTTGAGTGCAGAGTTGCACAGACGCGTCAGATGTCTAGCTATGGATGGAGACCTTCCCACCGTAGATTTATCCCATATGTTTACACAAGATAGATCTTTGGGTTAGGTTTCCAATGCCGCCAGTTTGAGGTCAATCAACATCCTGTAGTAGACGTTATGCCCGTTTTACTGAAGAGTGGTTAGACTGCCTCGCTAGAGCAAGCTGTCGAGGAGATGAAGGACTGTCGATCGACGAAGGCGGGTGGGAAAAAAACCAAACCAAACCGAGTCAAAACGAACCAACCGAATCGAAACCGATTCAAACAGAACCGAAGTCTATTTCAAACCATTCGGTTGAAGATTTCCCCAATCCGACTGGTTTGGTTTTGAACCAAACCGAACCAAGAAACCAATGTGTTTTTGTAATTATTTAAATTAAAAATATTAGTAATTCCAATATACTAAAATTCTAATACCATACCACATGTTTTCTATTTTTCATTTATTAACATATATTCTTCTAACCGACTATGTAATCATTAAAATATTTGATTTAAAAAAAATAGAAAAGTTTGTATCTTTATATTCTTATATATGTAAACATGGATGTTAAATCTAAACCTAAAACCTAAAACCTAAAACCTAAAGCAAATTTTATTAAAACCAAAAGTTCTTCTCCACAGCGTCACATGGAAGATGTTTCATTGCAAGCTTTTGAATAATGATTTAAAAGACATTATTAATGATGTTAGTTTTTTTTTGTCTTAGTTAATTTTTATTTGTTTTAATTCTTATATATTTTTTGTGACTTTTTAAAGGTTTTTATTTCAGTTTTATATTGAATTTAGTTCACATAGTTTATCTTTACATAATTTATGTCTAACTAAGAAGAACCTAAATAAACAGATCAAAAACTAAATCCAACCGAACCGAATACAAACCGAACCGAATATAAACCAAAATGAACATAAACCGAACCAAACTAACTATGGTTTATTTCAATTGGAAAGATACTAGAACCGAACTAACCGAACCCGAACCGAACCGAGAAAATAACTGAAGTGCCCACCCCTAGACGAAGCACCCTTGCCATCGATCGACGGTGATGCCAGAATATGGGCTGAGCATATTTTATGACCGACTGAAGCCCAGAAGCAACCACAAATTACCAGAATACCCTTGGACGACCTAAACCCCTATTTATGTTATTTATAAGCCATTGTTGACGGCTACGCTATCTAAGCTTTCTTTTACTCTTGTTCTAGGTCAGGAGAGAAAGGAGGAACTCCTTCAGAGTCCTCCTGGAACTCCTTTGGTTTTTATTATCTATTCTATTGCAGATTTATATCTATTCTTTCTATGATTTCTGTGACAAACTTCATGTCTGAATAGATCCACCTGTTAGGTTTAGGGTTCAAATAGATTATGAGGGATTAACCCTAGCTCTCTGTGGATTCGATCCCTAAGTACTACAATTCGACCTCTTATTTGAGAGAGTATAAATCACTTCTTAGGTAATTTGAGTGATATCGCCTTTCCAATTGGTCCGTGTATAGTTAAATTCCGTTCATAGTAGTTCCAATAGTTTCATAGCATGTGGTCCACATTGGAGTCTTTCGTCCCCCATTTTTTCTAATTATTTTTTTAGAAATGCAAAATGGCTGCAAGCACTTTAGATGTTCCATTTGATCGCCATCGTTAACTTAAATTGCTCTTTTTCTTTAAATAGCCTTCCAAAGAATACATATATATATATACGAGTCCTTCTTGATGTAGTTGATTTCCTCCGTTTCAAAATATTTTGCTTCTATATCATTAAAAACTGATCTACATCAGTATATCTATATATTTCCGACACTTCTATCCCTTTCCTGAATTCTTATCCACATCAACAAAATATTCATCAACATCGATCACACGATTTTGTTTGTTTATTTTTTGGGTGGAGTTACGAGAACAACATCACCACCTCCGAACGTATCTGTTTCTGCACCGTACCCAAAACCAACGGGTCGAGAGGTAGATATATAATCATTTCCTTCATCAACGTTGCCTTCTAAAATTTTCCTCTTACGACGCTGTTTGTTAGATATTGATCCATCTGAACCACTTGATGCAGGGTTTTGAAACCCTTCTCCTCTACCACCACTTGATCCAGAATGTTGTTCCATGTTAATGCCCAAAGGTCCACCACTTCCTCCTTTTGATGGAGCTCTACCATCATCTTTATCATAATATGTCATACAATCTCTTCAGAAATCATCCCAGTAATCAAATTCACAATCTTCATCATCCTCTTCATTATCTTCTCCAACATCATAATCTTCATCATACTCTTCATTATCTTCTCCGACGTCATCTTCATTATCTTCTCCAACGTTATCTTCATTATATTTTCCATTGTTCACTTCCATATTTTCTCTGTTGTTCTTTTATTTATCTTTTTCGTTACGGTTCTACTGAATCACACTGGCTGAACCTAAAATACCTTCACAATTTTGTTATTTTCCTTATCTTGATCCCCTAGACTTTTGAATATCTCTGAGTTACATCCACAAGCTGCTTCAAGTGCTTATACGTGCCTCACTAAGATTTCATCATCATCATCATCAACCATACCAACATATGTAATACTTTCCAACATAAGCACTTGTTCAGGCCTTAGAAATATCATTTCTTTTCCAAAAAATCCATGAATGTCACAAAGACATTCACAGATTTGTCTTCCCTATGAAGAGTCCTAAATATTTGATAATCATCTTTGTTTGTAATCTCAACTGGTACAACCAATTTTTCAATTATATTACTATCTCCATCATAAAGCTAATAGCACATATCAACCGAGATTAGTCTCCCCAACATACCATACTCTTGAAGAATACTATCTTTCAGCATCTCAACACCTCTAATTGTCGAGCAATCTAGTGCTCTACTGATTCTATCATTATCTATTTTGAAATACCAAGAACCATTATAATACATAATCCACCTATCAACCATAACTATATTGTATGTATCAGAGACTCCTACAGTTCAATTACAAATTACTGTAATAGGCACTTACAAATTTCAGCAAGAAACAAACTAATTGTGGTGTAAATAAAAGAGATAACAATTTACCTTTGCCATTGCTGTTACCTATTCTCTTCCCTTTCCCCACAACACTTGTGATACAGCTCATTCTGCCTTAACTTTCAACATCAAATCTATTAGGGTTTCTTTTTCGCATCCGCCCCTCTTCATTATCCGGTAATAACACTTAAGTAGATCCACATCTTACTTTATTAATATAATCTAATAAAATTATCTAATAATTTATGGCAGGAAAATCAGCTTCCTTAGACCCACCCAACACATGTTTTTTACGCTTTAACTTTTAACAGTTTTACAGTTTTACAAATGACCCCAAAATTTAAATAAATCAAAACATATAAACACGGTTCTCGCCATTCATTCTTCGGCCCAAACAACTTCTACCGGCCCATTAGCATCCTTCTCTCTCTCTCTTTTCAAGTCTTAGGGTCATCTAATCACATGTGCAAACAAGTTTGATAATCTAAAGTCATAGAGTCTTTGGGTCATTTATTGGTAGCATATTATTAATTTCTCAAGCCAAAATCACAAAGATACTAGTTAAGTTTATGGGTCAAAAGATTAAAATGGTCTCCATTTTTTTCCTCACCTAGTTGGTGACCAATCAACAAATTAAAACTTAAAATGACCCAATCTTACAATTACAAACCTTTGATGACCCAAACTCCTAAGCACCTCCACTTTGATCCTTGTGGGCTAGTTTGGAAACAAAAAAACATGTTTCGAAACTATTTGAGATCAATTATCTTCTTTTTTATTTACAACAATCATTTACGGGAAAATCTCTTAAATATTTTTTTTAAAGAAGTCAATGGAATTTATATCTTTCTTTATAATTTTATTTACTTATTTACTAATATATAAGACAAATAAATATTAAAAATTGGAAAATAATAAAATCAAAATACATTCTTTTTCAAAAAAATTGATTTTTTGCAAATTTGTTTTCCAAATATTTTTTTTCCGTAAGCACATTTTCTTTTTAAAAAGTTTAGAAAGACTTTTGTGAATGTGTATGCTATCTTGGTGAATTTGTAAATTTTTTTATGAATTTAGAAATGGCATTATAAAGATGTAGCTAGACCTCTTAAATGTACGTAACTTGCATGTGTATTTTGGAAGGTTTTCCAAAATTTGTATGACATCTTCGTGAATTTGAGTTATACACTACAAGAAAGCACGCCTGTTGCAAGGGAAATTTGCGAGGGAAAACTTTCGTCGCAAATTCGCAACGGAGCCGCAAGGGCATTGCGACGAAAATAATTTTCCTCGCAAAACGCTCGCAAATTTGCATCAAAATAGTTTCCTCGCAAAATTGCAACCAATTTACGAGACTTTTCCGCAAACTCACGCAAACCCGTCGCAAATTTGCGATAAAAGCTATCGTCGCAAGTCCGTTACAAATTTGCAAGGAATTTGCGTGAGAATTGCAATACCATATATGTTCGTTGCAATTCCGTCGCAAAAAAACAGATAGGTTGGTGAACACGTTTTTTGTTTCGTGTAACTAATCTCGAAAAAAAAATGTATAAGTTGGTGATACACGTTTTTTCTAAGTGTAACTAATATTTGCAAGGGACAAATCTCTCTCGCTAATCCCTTGCAAAGGGGAAAGGCATCGCAATTCCGTTGCAATTTCCGTCGCAACTCCCTTGCAAGTGTCTTGCAAATATTTTTCAGATGTCTATATATAGCATCTGTGAGAAGTGAGCGACCATTGGAAAAAAAAAACGAAAGAAAAAAGAAAAAAAACGAAAGAAAAAGAAAAAAACGAAAGAAAAAAGAAAAAAAANNNNNNNNNNNNNNNNNNNNNNNNNNNNNNNNNNNNNNNNNNNNNNNNNNNNNNNNNNNNNNNNNNNNNNNNNNNNNNNNNNNNNNNNNNNNNNNNNNNNNNNNNNNNNNNNNNNNNNNNNNNNNNNNNNNNNNNNNNNNNNNNNNNNNNNNNNNNNNNNNNNNNNNNNNNNNNNNNNNNNNNNNNNNNNNNNNNNNNNNNNNNNNNNNNNNNNNNNNNNNNNNNNNNNNNNNNNNNNNNNNNNNNNNNNNNNNNNNNNNNNNNNNNNNNNNNNNNNNNNNNNNNNNNNNNNNNNNNNNNNNNNNNNNNNNNNNNNNNNNNNNNNNNNNNNNNNNNNNNNNNNNNNNNNNNNNNNNNNNNNNNNNNNNNNNNNNNNNNNNNNNNNNNNNNNNNNNNNNNNNNNNNNNNNNNNNNNNNNNNNNNNNNNNNNNNNNNNNNNNNNNNNNNNNNNNNNNNNNNNNNNNNNNNNNNNNNNNNNNNNNNNNNNNNNNNNNNNNNNNNNNNNNNNNNNNNNNNNNNNNNNNNNNNNNNNNNNNNNNNNNNNNNNNNNNNNNNNNNNNNNNNNNNNNNNNNNNNNNNNNNNNNNNNNNNNNNNNNNNNNNNNNNNNNNNNNNNNNNNNNNNNNNNNNNNNNNNNNNNNNNNNNNNNNNNNNNNNNNNNNNNNNNNNNNNNNNNNNNNNNNNNNNNNNNNNNNNNNNNNNNNNNNNNNNNNNNNNNNNNNNNNNNNNNNNNNNNNNNNNNNNNNNNNNNNNNNNNNNNNNNNNNNNNNNNNNNNNNNNNNNNNNNNNNNNNNNNNNNNNNNNNNNNNNNNNNNNNNNNNNNNNNNNNNNNNNNNNNNNNNNNNNNNNNNNNNNNNNNNNNNNNNNNNNNNNNNNNNNNNNNNNNNNNNNNNNNNNNNNNNNNNNNNNNNNNNNNNNNNNNNNNNNNNNNNNNNNNNNNNNNNNNNNNNNNNNNNNNNNNNNNNNNNNNNNNNNNNNNNNNNNNNNNNNNNNNNNNNNNNNNNNNNNNNNNNNNNNNNNNNNNNNNNNNNNNNNNNNNNNNNNNNNNNNNNNNNNNNNNNNNNNNNNNNNNNNNNNNNNNNNNNNNNNNNNNNNNNNNNNNNNNNNNNNNNNNNNNNNNNNNNNNNNNNNNNNNNNNNNNNNNNNNNNNNNNNNNNNNNNNNNNNNNNNNNNNNNNNNNNNNNNNNNNNNNNNNNNNNNNNNNNNNNNNNNNNNNNNNNNNNNNNNNNNNNNNNNNNNNNNNNNNNNNNNNNNNNNNNNNNNNNNNNNNNNNNNNNNNNNNNNNNNNNNNNNNNNNNNNNNNNNNNNNNNNNNNNNNNNNNNNNNNNNNNNNNNNNNNNNNNNNNNNNNNNNNNNNNNNNNNNNNNNNNNNNNNNNNNNNNNNNNNNNNNNNNNNNNNNNNNNNNNNNNNNNNNNNNNNNNNNNNNNNNNNNNNNNNNNNNNNNNNNNNNNNNNNNNNNNNNNNNNNNNNNNNNNNNNNNNNNNNNNNNNNNNNNNNNNNNNNNNNNNNNNNNNNNNNNNNNNNNNNNNNNNNNNNNNNNNNNNNNNNNNNNNNNNNNNNNNNNNNNNNNNNNNNNNNNNNNNNNNNNNNNNNNNNNNNNNNNNNNNNNNNNNNNNNNNNNNNNNNNNNNNNNNNNNNNNNNNNNNNNNNNNNNNNNNNNNNNNNNNNNNNNNNNNNNNNNNNNNNNNNNNNNNNNNNNNNNNNNNNNNNNNNNNNNNNNNNNNNNNNNNNNNNNNNNNNNNNNNNNNNNNNNNNNNNNNNNNNNNNNNNNNNNNNNNNNNNNNNNNNNNNNNNNNNNNNNNNNNNNNNNNNNNNNNNNNNNNNNNNNNNNNNNNNNNNNNNNNNNNNNNNNNNNNNNNNNNNNNNNNNNNNNNNNNNNNNNNNNNNNNNNNNNNNNNNNNNNNNNNNNNNNNNNNNNNNNNNNNNNNNNNNNNNNNNNNNNNNNNNNNNNNNNNNNNNNNNNNNNNNNNNNNNNNNNNNNNNNNNNNNNNNNNNNN
Proteins encoded in this window:
- the LOC106338313 gene encoding nucleoplasmin-like protein ANO39 → MEVNNGKYNEDNVGEDNEDDVGEDNEEYDEDYDVGEDNEEDDEDYDGRAPSKGGSGGPLGINMEQHSGSSGGRGEGFQNPASSGSDGSISNKQRRKRKILEGNVDEGNDYISTSRPVGFGYGAETDTFGGGDVVLVTPPKK